Genomic DNA from Candidatus Sulfurimonas marisnigri:
CAAATAGAAAGTTTGGCGGTTTAACATGGCAATTAAAACTTATAAGCCGGTAACTCCGTCTCGTCGTTTTTATACTAATGTTGACAGTGGTGATATCACAGCGAAAGCTAGTGTCCGTTCTTTATTGGTTAAGCTTCCTGCTCACGCTGGTCGTAACAATAATGGTCGTATCACATCTCGTCATAAACAAGCTGGTGCTAAAAAACTTTACCGTATCATAGATTTCAAAAGAAATAAATTTGGTATTCCAGGTACAGTTAGCACTATTGAGTACGATCCGTACCGTAACTGTCGTATCGCGTTAGTTACATATGCTGATGGTGAAAAAAGATACATATTACAACCAAAAGGTCTATGTGTCGGTGATGCGGTTATGTCTGCTGAATCTGGACTAGATGTTAAACCTGGTAATGCTATGAAACTAAAAAGTATCCCGGTTGGTACAGTTATTCATAATATTGAGTTAAAGACTGGTAAGGGCGGACAAATGTGTCGTGCTGCTGGAACTTCTGCTCAAATTATGGGTCGTGATGGTAAATATGTTTCACTTCGTATGCCTTCATCTGAAATGCGTTTAGTATTAGGTGAGTGTTTAGCGACTGTTGGAACAGTAGGAAATGAAGAGTATGGCAATATAGTAATAGCGAAAGCTGGTCGTAGTCGTCATATGGGTATCCGTCCTCAAACTCGTGGTTCAGCAATGAATCCAGTTGATCACCCGCATGGTGGTGGTGAAGGTAAAACGAATTCAGGACGTCACCCGGTTACTCCTTGGGGTAAACCGACTAAGGGTGCTAAAACTCGCCGTAAGAAAGCTAGTGATAAACTTATTATTACTCGCCGTAAACCAAATGCGAAAAGGGTAGGATAATGGCTCGTTCAGTAAAAAAAGGTCCATTCATTGATGACCATTTAATGAAAAAAGTTGTTGCAGCAAAAGCTGAAAGCAATAAAAAACCTATTAAAACATGGTCAAGAAGATCAATGGTTATACCTGAAATGGTTGGTTTAACATTTAACGTTCACAACGGACGTCAATTTATTCCTGTGCACATTTCAGAGAACCATATTGGTTATAAGCTTGGTGAATTTTCACCAACTCGTACATTTAAGGGCCATAAGGGCTCTGTACAGAAGAAGGGTTAATCATGGCTAGAGCATTATTAAAATACATCCGTGTTTCACCAATCAAATCTCGTCTTATTGCAAGAGAGATTCAAGGTATGAATGCTGAAGCAGCACTAGCAGCTTTAGAGTTTACACCAAACAAAGCAGCAAAAATCATCTATAAAGTGCTTGCATCTGCAGTTGCTAATAGTGGTAGTGAAGCTGAAGATTGTACAGTAACATCGTGTCGTGTTGACAACGGTCCTGTTCTTAAGCGTTTCCGTCCACGTGCTCGTGGTATGGCGTCTGGAATCAGAAAACCAACAGCACATATCTTAGTAGAAGTAGAGGGTAAATAGTATGGGTCAAAAAGTTAATCCTATTGGTTTACGTCTTGGTATTAACCGCAATTGGGAGAGCCGCTGGTTCCCTGATTTTAAGACTGCGCCAGCATCTTTAGGTGAAGATCACAAAATTCGTACATATTTGAAAAAAGAGCTTTACTATGCTGGTGTTGCTAACATCATTATAGAGAGAACAGTTAAGAGACTTCGCGTAACTATCGTTGCTGCTCGCCCAGGTATCATTATTGGTAAAAAAGGTGCGGACATTGAGAAGCTTAAAACTACTCTTCAAAATCTTGTTGGTAAGCAGATATCTGTAAACATCAAAGAAGAGAAGAAAGCTCAAACTTCAGCTCAGTTGGTTGCAGAAAACATAGCTACTCAACTAGAGCGTCGTGTTGCTTTTAGAAGAGCAATGAAAAAATCTATGCAAAATGCACAAAGAAGCGGTGCTAAAGGTATTAAAGTGTCTGTAAGTGGTCGTCTTGGTGGAGCTGAAATGGCTCGTACTGAGTGGTACTTAGAGGGACGTGTTCCTTTACATACACTTCGTGCAAAAATAGATTATGGTTTTGCTGAAGCACATACTACTTATGGTTGTATCGGTGTTAAAGTATGGATATTCAAAGGTGAAGTGCTTACTAAAGGTATTCCTGCTGAAGTTCAAGAAGACAAACAAGAGAAACAAGAGCGTCGTCCAAAGCGTGCTCCGAGAAAGGCTGATTAATTATGTTAATGCCAAAGAGAACAAAATATAGAAAAGTAATGAAGGGTCGTAACCGTGGTTATGCTCGTTCAGGTTTTACGCTAGCATTTGGTGATATCGCTTTAAAAGCGGTTGAAGCTGGTCGTATTAACTCTCGTCAGATTGAGTCAGCTCGTATTTCAGCTACTCGTCATATTAAAAGAAATGGTAAGATTTGGATTCGTGTATTCCCTGCTAAACCGTTAACTGCAAAACCTCTTGAAACTCGTATGGGTAAAGGTAAGGGTGCAGTTGACCAATGGGTTATGAATATTAAGCCAGGTCGTATTATATTTGAAATGGCCGGTGTTCCGCATGAACTTGCTCGTGAAGCATTAACTCTTGCATTACACAAATTACCTTTCAAAACTAAAATAATTACTGCGGAGATGAGCAATGAAATATTCTGATTTAGCAGATAAAAGTGTAGCAGAGCTTCAAGCAATGCTTAAAGTTAGAAAGACTGAGCTTTTTACTTTAAAAATAAAAAAACAGATGATGCAACTACAAAACACAAGCGAACTTCGTGTCGCTAAAAAAGATGTTGCTAGAATCAACACTGCACTTAGTGCAGCGAAATAGGGGCTGGCAATGACACATAAACGTGAAATTCAAGGTAAAGTTGTAAAAATTTCAGGCGATAAAACAGTAAGTTTACTTGTAGAACGCCGTGTAATGCATCCTCGTTACCACAAAGTTGTAAAACGTTTCAAAAAGTACCTAGTACATGATGAGCGTAATGAAGTAAAAGTTGGTGATGAGATTGTTGCAATCGAATGTCGTCCACTTTCAAAGACTAAATCTTTTAGACTTAAAACAGTAGTAGCGGGAGCAGAATAATGATCCAAGGTTTTACTCGTCTAAATGTAGCTGATAATACAGGTGCTAAAGAGATTATGTGTATCAAGGTACTTGGTGGTTCTAAGCGTCGTTACGCAACAGTTGGTGACGTTATCGTTGCTTCTGTTAAGAAGGCGACACCTACTGCTAAAGTTAAAAAAGGTAAAGTTGTAAAAGCTGTTATCGTTAGAGTAGCTAAAGAGGTCCAGCGCGAAAATGGTTCTCTTATCCGTTTTGATGATAATGCAGCTGTTATACTTGATGACAAGAGAGAGCCAATTGGTACTCGTATTTTCGGCCCTGTTGCTCGTGAAGTACGTTATGCTGGATTTATGAAAATCGTATCTCTCGCGCCGGAGGTTGTTTAATGGCAAAGTTTAATTTCAAAAAAGGCGATACTGTAGAAATTATCGCTGGTGATGATCGCGGAACTAAAGCTACTGTGCTTGAAGTATTACCTAAGAGAAATAAGGTAATAGTAGAGGGTTGTAAAGTTGCTAAGAAAGCTATCAAACCAACTGAAGAGAACACTAAAGGCGGACATATCAATAAAGAGATGCCAATAGATGTTTCAAATGTTCGTAAAGTGGAGGCATAAGTAGATGGCTCGTTTAAAAGAAAAATATTTAGGTTTAAAATCTGAATTACAAGCAGACTTAGGAATTAAAAATCCTATGCAAACTCCTCAGTTAGATAAAGTTATTATCTCTGTTGGTGCTGGTTTTGCAATGAAAGATAACAAACTTATCCAAAACATTGAAGACACTATTACTAAAATTGCTGGTCAAAAAGCAACTACTGTAATAGCTAAAAAATCAGTTGCTGGTTTTAAAGTTCGTGAAGGTATGCCAGTTGGTATCCGTGTTACACTTCGTGGTGAAAACATGTATAACTTCTTTGATCGCCTAGTTGCTATAGCACTTCCTCGTGTTAAAGATTTCCGTGGTGTTCCAAGAAATGGTTTTGATGGCCGTGGTAACTACAACTTTGGATTACAAGAGCAACTAATTTTCCCAGAAATTAGTTATGATTCTATCATGCAAATTCATGGTATGAATATCACAGTTGTAACAACTGCTGATTCAGATAAGGCAGGATTCGCTCTTTTAGAGAAAATTGGTATGCCTTTTAGTAAAGGGAGCAACTAATGGCTAAGAAATCGATGATTGCTAAAGCGGCAAGAACTCCAAAATTCAAGGTTCGTGGTTATACAAGATGTCAGGTTTGTGGTCGTCCACACTCTGTTCTTCGTGACTTCGGTATCTGCCGTATATGTTTTAGAAAAATGGCAAATGAGGGATTAATCCCAGGTGTTAGAAAGTCTTCTTGGTAGGCTCTGCCTTCCAAGAGGAAACTTCTAATTATTAGTAATTATTTTATAGTTAATTAAATTACTCTATAAAATAGTCACAACTAAGGAAAATAAATGATAAATGATTTAGTATCGGACGCGTTAACTCGTATTCGTAATGCTGGTATGAGAAGATTACCTGTTACTACTTTAGTTCACTCTAAGAGTGTTGAAGCTATGGCAAATATCTTAGTAGACAAAGGTTATATTGAAAGCTGTAACGTTATCGAAGATGGCGTTAAGAAAACAATTAAAGTTGTATTAAAATATAATGAGAGTGAAAAAACTGTTATTAATGAAATGAAAAGAGTTTCTAAGCCTGGTAGACGTGTTTACAAAGGCAAAGAAGATATTAAGCGTTTCAAAAATGGTTACGGAACTATTATTGTAAGTACATCACATGGCGTTCTACCAAATGACAAAGCATATGAGCTTGGCATTGGTGGTGAAGTTATGTGTACGATTTGGTAGGGAGATAACATGTCAAGAATTGGTAAATTACCTGTAGATTTTGCTGCTGATATTAATGTTAGTACAAATGGAAATGTTATAACTTTTGCTAAAGGCAAAAATAGTGTTGATTTAGATACAAAAGGAAATGTTTCTTTCACGTTAGAAGGAAATACTTTAACTTTTGCTACATTAACGGATGCAAAAGCTCATAGAGCTTTTTGGGGAACTTATCGTGCTTTAGCTGCAAATATTGTTACTGGTTTAACTACTGGCTACACTAGGCAGTTAGAGATTAATGGCGTTGGTTACCGTGCTTCTGTTAATGGAAAAATACTTAATCTTCAACTTGGTTTTTCTCATGATATCAATTATGAGTTACCAGAAGGTATACAAGCTAGCGTTGAGAAGAATGTTATAACTCTTAAAGGACATGAAAAGCAAGTGCTTGGTCAAGTTGCTGCAGAAGTTAGATCATTCCGTCCACCAGAGCCTTACAAAGGTAAAGGTGTTAAATACATGGAAGAGCATATCGTGCGTAAAGCCGGTAAAACTGCTAAGAAGTAAGGGAGGGTATTAAAAAATGAATGCAAAAGTATTAAAAAATAAAGTAGCTAACCGTTTAAAGCGTAAGCGTCGTATTCGTGCAAAAATATCTGGATGTGCTTCACTTCCTCGTGTTTCTGTATTTCGTTCAAATCGTTACTTAAGTGTACAAGCAATTGATGATGCAACAGCAACAACTTTAGCTGCACTTAACTCGAAAATAACTGGTCATAAATCAAATAAAGAAGGTGCTGCTGCACTTGGTGAAGCATTTGCTGCAACACTAAAAGCTGCTAAAATTTCTGAAGTTGTATTTGATCGTAATGGTTACCAATACCACGGCGTAATAGCTGCATTTGGTGACGCACTTCGTGCAAACGAAATTAAGTTCTAGGGGTTAAGATGGAAATCAATAGAGAAGATTTTGAAGAATCAATTGTAAATATAGGTCGTGTTACAAAAGTTGTAAAAGGTGGACGTCGTTTTCGTTTTACAGCACTTGTAGTTGTTGGTGATAAAAAAGGTACTATCGGTTATGGTGCTGGAAAAGCGAAAGAAGTTCCAGATGCTATTAAAAAAGCGGTAGATAATGCATTTAAAAACATCTCTAAAGTTAGTATCAAAGGTACTACAATTGCACATGATATTGAGCATAAATACAATGCAAGTCGCATTTTATTAAAGCCAGCATCACCAGGTACGGGTGTAATTGCGGGTGGAGCTACTCGTCACGTTCTTGAACTTGCAGGTATTAAAGATGTACTTACAAAGTCAATTGGCTCAAACAATCCAGGTACACTAGTGCGCGCTACAGTCGAAGCACTAGGTCGCTTGAAAGGATAGATGATGGGAATTGAAAATTTAACTCCGGCAGAAGGTTCTACAAAGAATCGTAAACGTGTAGGTCGTGGACATGCTTCTGGAACAGGTAAAACTGCCGGAAGAGGTAGTAAAGGTCAAAAATCTCGTTCTGGTTACAGT
This window encodes:
- the rplB gene encoding 50S ribosomal protein L2, producing the protein MAIKTYKPVTPSRRFYTNVDSGDITAKASVRSLLVKLPAHAGRNNNGRITSRHKQAGAKKLYRIIDFKRNKFGIPGTVSTIEYDPYRNCRIALVTYADGEKRYILQPKGLCVGDAVMSAESGLDVKPGNAMKLKSIPVGTVIHNIELKTGKGGQMCRAAGTSAQIMGRDGKYVSLRMPSSEMRLVLGECLATVGTVGNEEYGNIVIAKAGRSRHMGIRPQTRGSAMNPVDHPHGGGEGKTNSGRHPVTPWGKPTKGAKTRRKKASDKLIITRRKPNAKRVG
- the rpsS gene encoding 30S ribosomal protein S19 codes for the protein MARSVKKGPFIDDHLMKKVVAAKAESNKKPIKTWSRRSMVIPEMVGLTFNVHNGRQFIPVHISENHIGYKLGEFSPTRTFKGHKGSVQKKG
- the rplV gene encoding 50S ribosomal protein L22 is translated as MARALLKYIRVSPIKSRLIAREIQGMNAEAALAALEFTPNKAAKIIYKVLASAVANSGSEAEDCTVTSCRVDNGPVLKRFRPRARGMASGIRKPTAHILVEVEGK
- the rpsC gene encoding 30S ribosomal protein S3, producing the protein MGQKVNPIGLRLGINRNWESRWFPDFKTAPASLGEDHKIRTYLKKELYYAGVANIIIERTVKRLRVTIVAARPGIIIGKKGADIEKLKTTLQNLVGKQISVNIKEEKKAQTSAQLVAENIATQLERRVAFRRAMKKSMQNAQRSGAKGIKVSVSGRLGGAEMARTEWYLEGRVPLHTLRAKIDYGFAEAHTTYGCIGVKVWIFKGEVLTKGIPAEVQEDKQEKQERRPKRAPRKAD
- the rplP gene encoding 50S ribosomal protein L16, whose translation is MLMPKRTKYRKVMKGRNRGYARSGFTLAFGDIALKAVEAGRINSRQIESARISATRHIKRNGKIWIRVFPAKPLTAKPLETRMGKGKGAVDQWVMNIKPGRIIFEMAGVPHELAREALTLALHKLPFKTKIITAEMSNEIF
- the rpmC gene encoding 50S ribosomal protein L29; amino-acid sequence: MKYSDLADKSVAELQAMLKVRKTELFTLKIKKQMMQLQNTSELRVAKKDVARINTALSAAK
- the rpsQ gene encoding 30S ribosomal protein S17; translation: MTHKREIQGKVVKISGDKTVSLLVERRVMHPRYHKVVKRFKKYLVHDERNEVKVGDEIVAIECRPLSKTKSFRLKTVVAGAE
- the rplN gene encoding 50S ribosomal protein L14, with the protein product MIQGFTRLNVADNTGAKEIMCIKVLGGSKRRYATVGDVIVASVKKATPTAKVKKGKVVKAVIVRVAKEVQRENGSLIRFDDNAAVILDDKREPIGTRIFGPVAREVRYAGFMKIVSLAPEVV
- the rplX gene encoding 50S ribosomal protein L24; translated protein: MAKFNFKKGDTVEIIAGDDRGTKATVLEVLPKRNKVIVEGCKVAKKAIKPTEENTKGGHINKEMPIDVSNVRKVEA
- the rplE gene encoding 50S ribosomal protein L5, translated to MARLKEKYLGLKSELQADLGIKNPMQTPQLDKVIISVGAGFAMKDNKLIQNIEDTITKIAGQKATTVIAKKSVAGFKVREGMPVGIRVTLRGENMYNFFDRLVAIALPRVKDFRGVPRNGFDGRGNYNFGLQEQLIFPEISYDSIMQIHGMNITVVTTADSDKAGFALLEKIGMPFSKGSN
- a CDS encoding type Z 30S ribosomal protein S14, whose product is MAKKSMIAKAARTPKFKVRGYTRCQVCGRPHSVLRDFGICRICFRKMANEGLIPGVRKSSW
- the rpsH gene encoding 30S ribosomal protein S8, giving the protein MINDLVSDALTRIRNAGMRRLPVTTLVHSKSVEAMANILVDKGYIESCNVIEDGVKKTIKVVLKYNESEKTVINEMKRVSKPGRRVYKGKEDIKRFKNGYGTIIVSTSHGVLPNDKAYELGIGGEVMCTIW
- the rplF gene encoding 50S ribosomal protein L6, which translates into the protein MSRIGKLPVDFAADINVSTNGNVITFAKGKNSVDLDTKGNVSFTLEGNTLTFATLTDAKAHRAFWGTYRALAANIVTGLTTGYTRQLEINGVGYRASVNGKILNLQLGFSHDINYELPEGIQASVEKNVITLKGHEKQVLGQVAAEVRSFRPPEPYKGKGVKYMEEHIVRKAGKTAKK
- the rplR gene encoding 50S ribosomal protein L18 → MNAKVLKNKVANRLKRKRRIRAKISGCASLPRVSVFRSNRYLSVQAIDDATATTLAALNSKITGHKSNKEGAAALGEAFAATLKAAKISEVVFDRNGYQYHGVIAAFGDALRANEIKF
- the rpsE gene encoding 30S ribosomal protein S5 — encoded protein: MEINREDFEESIVNIGRVTKVVKGGRRFRFTALVVVGDKKGTIGYGAGKAKEVPDAIKKAVDNAFKNISKVSIKGTTIAHDIEHKYNASRILLKPASPGTGVIAGGATRHVLELAGIKDVLTKSIGSNNPGTLVRATVEALGRLKG